The Arachis hypogaea cultivar Tifrunner chromosome 19, arahy.Tifrunner.gnm2.J5K5, whole genome shotgun sequence genome has a window encoding:
- the LOC112776158 gene encoding alpha-(1,4)-fucosyltransferase: MLLVPPKPINITITISIMLLFIFFLFFFSGFFHFPSSLSPITTTTTSRSARFTPGAAASEPFTDLVGAFRRWDSKVGCQRFREKWGNGLALNQSKDAALQGFGKCKGLKMNHVSVLVKGWTWIPDNLDNLYSCDCGLSCLWTKSNVLADKPDALLFETTTPPLQRRVGEPLRVYMDLEAGRKRSGLEEIFISYHAGDNVQATYAGALFHNGRNYHISNNKNNDVLVYWSSSRCLSQRNTIAKKLLKLLPHHSFGKCLNNVGGPDMALSMYPECANDANLAPKWWDHLHCAMSHYKFVLAIENTWTESYVTEKLFYALDSGAVPIYFGAPNVMDFVPPHSIIDGRKFSSFEELASYVKSVANNPVAYAEYHAWRRCGILGNYIKTRAASLDTLPCRLCEAISRKGGRNARS, translated from the exons ATGCTGCTGGTGCCACCCAAACCCATcaacatcaccatcaccatctccATCAtgctcctcttcatcttcttcctcttcttcttctccggcttcttccacttcccctcctccctctcccctatcaccaccaccaccaccagtagAAGCGCTCGATTCACTCCCGGCGCCGCCGCATCGGAGCCATTCACCGATCTGGTGGGAGCGTTCAGGAGGTGGGACTCGAAGGTGGGGTGCCAGCGGTTCAGGGAGAAATGGGGTAATGGGTTGGCGCTGAATCAGTCAAAGGATGCAGCTTTGCAAGGGTTCGGTAAGTGTAAGGGTTTGAAGATGAATCATGTGAGTGTTTTGGTTAAAGGGTGGACTTGGATTCCTGATAATTTGGATAATCTCTACTCTTGCGATTGTGGGTTGAGCTGCTTGTGGACCAAATCCAACGTTCTTGCTGACAAGCCTGATGCTTTGTTGTTCGAAACTACCACCCCTCCTCTTCAG CGACGTGTGGGAGAACCACTTCGCGTATACATGGATCTTGAAGCTGGCCGGAAGAGATCAGGTCTAGAggaaatttttattagttatcatGCCGGAGACAATGTACAGGCAACCTATGCTGGTGCGCTATTCCACAATGGTCGAAACTATCACATCTCCAATAATAAAAACAAT GATGTACTCGTATATTGGTCCTCATCAAGATGCCTTTCTCAGAGGAACACAATTGCGAAGAAACTCCTCAAGTTGCTGCCTCACCACTCATTTGGAAAGTGCTTAAATAATGTTGGCGGTCCAGACATGGCTCTTTCTATGTACCCCGAGTGCGCGAATGATGCCAATTTAGCTCCAAAATGGTGGGATCACTTACATTGTGCCATGTCTCATTACAAGTTTGTTCTTGCAATTGAGAACACTTGGACCGAGAGCTATGTGACGGAGAAGTTGTTTTATGCCTTGGACTCTGGCGCAGTTCCTATCTATTTTGGTGCTCCAAACGTCATGGATTTTGTTCCTCCACATTCAATAATAGATGGCAGAAAGTTCAGCTCATTCGAAGAGTTGGCTTCATATGTGAAGTCTGTAGCTAACAACCCAGTAGCCTATGCGGAATACCACGCATGGAGACGGTGTGGCATACTTGGAAACTATATAAAAACTCGAGCAGCGAGCCTTGACACGTTGCCATGCCGGTTGTGCGAGGCAATTAGCCGAAAAGGTGGAAGAAATGCAAGAAGCTAG